The DNA region CCATGTATATAATACCTGGCTATGGATTGTGGTATTTATTAAGCCTTTTCTTCTGGAGAACCTTTTTACCGGCTGCAGATAGAATAAAATATATTTTCTGGTTTAGTATTTTATTAGCATTATTTATAGGGGTTATTGATTTTAAATCAGACCTTTTATCAATTTCAAGGACTATATGTTTCTTCCCCGTATTTCTTTTCGGATACTACTTCAAAGATTTGAAAGAAAAATTTACATTTAATAAATATTTATCTACAGGGGCTTTTGTTGCATTAATTACTACAGCGACGTTATTTTTCGTTTTTAAATCAAATAAACTCATGATGTTGAAAACTTCCTATGTGGACATGCATATGGGAAATGCAGAGGGTATAATATTAAGACTTATAGTTATATCTGTTGGAATACTGTGTTGTATTCTTCTATTCAATATTATGACCTCTAAAAAAACATTTTTAACTAAAATGGGAAGAAATTCGTTGGCTATTTATATTTTACATTTGTATTTTGTAAGTTATCTGCCAGATATATTCAACTATTTAGGTTATAACTTCCTGTTTAAAAGTTACACTTTCTGTGTGGTTTATGTTGGTTTAGGAGCAACTATTGTCCTGTTTATCCTATCTCAAGATATAGTTAGCAGGGATATGAATGCATTGACAGACATTGCCGTAAAAATCTTAATAAAAGATGAATCTCAAGATAACAGTGAATTAATTCAAGGTAACATACGTAAATTTTTAGCCAGAATATTGAATTTAAATAGTATTTATAAGAGATGATGTTTAAGAATTAATTAGTTTAAAAGGAAATTTTTATGGATACCAAACTTTCAGTAGTAATACCTACTTTTAATGGAAAACAATTCCTCAAAACGTGTCTTAATTCCATTAAAAAGCAATCTTACTCGTTTTATGAGGTAATAATCATAGATAACGCGTCATCTGATGAAAGTGTAAGGTATATTCATGAAAATTATCCTGAATTCACTTTAATACAAAATAAAGAAAATTTGGGCTTCGCAGCCGCAGTTAATCAGGGAATAAAAAGATCATCTTCAGAATATATTTTTCTTTTAAATAATGATGTTGAACTGGAAGTAGATTCTATTTCAAATCTTTTAAAATGTATTGAAAAAGATGAACGTATATTTGCAGTCTCTTCCAAGATGATCCGCTACAACGATAGGCGTAAAATGGACGATGCTGGTGACGAATACACAATTTTTGGCTGGACAAAAAAAGTAGGTGATGGAAGATCTCCAGAGATTTATTCTCAAGAAAGAGAAACTTTCAGTGCCTGCGCTGGAGCTGCTCTTTATAGAAAAAGTATTTTAGATGAATTGGGCTGCTTTGATGAAAATTTCTTTGCATATATGGAAGATGTGGATATTGGCTATAGGGCAAGAATTAGAGGATATAAATGTGTTTATTGCCCTGATGCAGTTGTTTATCATTTTGGTAGCGGGACCAGCGGTAGTAAATATAATGAATTTAAAATCAGATTAGCTGCGAGGAATAATGTTTATGTCCCATATAAAAATATGCCGTGGCCTCAACTGGTATTAAATGGTATTTTTTTACTTGCAGGTTACTTCATAAAGTACATATTTTTCTTTAAAAAAGGGCAGGGCAGTATTTATTTAAATGGTCTAAAAGAGGGATTTAATTCTTTGGGGAAAATTGAAAAAACGAAATATGAAAATAAAAATATTATCAATTATTTGAAGATCGAATGGCTTTTAATTAAAAATACTGTAAAATTTATTTTTTTTTAATACAAAACTTTTTAATATACTATGAGAGTGTAAGATGCAGTATTTGATATGATCTGTAAGTATAAGTACATGTAAACTTAATTTTTTCAATAAAGTATAAAATTTTTACTAATTATATTTAACTGGATATTATTAATTATATTTATTATCAAACTTAATTTTTTCTAGATAATGTACTATTTTTTTATAAATATTGCATATTTTTTTAAATAAAAGATGTTTTTTTATTAAAAATATCATTAAATTTATTATTAAGTGAAAATTGTATAGTAAAGCTTATCTTTCTTATTTTAATATAATATTATAACCTCCTGAAATGTTAAATAACTTTTCAATCTAATAATCAAAAAATTAAATAAAGTATTAATTCAGATTGAATGTTTCAATTCTCAAGTAGAATATTTTATATAGAGGCGGAATTTATGGACTTATCTATAATAATAGTGAACTATTGTACCTATGATTTAACAAAACAAACTATAGAATCTGTAATCAACAAAAACCACCCTTTCAGTTATGAAATATACGTGGTGGACAATGCATCAGCTGACGGCAGTCTTGAAAATCTAAAAAAAGATTTTTACAAAGAATCAGAAACGGGTCTAATTAAATTTATTGCAAATGAAGAAAATAAAGGCTTTGCTCATGCAAACAATTTGGCCCTGAATCAAATATCTTCTAAATATGTGCTGTTACTTAATTCTGACACTATAGTTGTTGACGACTGCATTGAAAAATGCATAGACTACATGGAAAATGATAATAAATTAGGTGCAGTGGGATGTAAAGTTGTTTTACCAGACGGCACGTTGGATAAAGCATGTAGGAGAAGTTTTCCCGATTTCAATGTTTCATTTTATCGAATGACTGGATTGTCACACATTTTTCCAAAAAGTGAACGTTTTGGAAGGTATAACCTCACATATCTTGATGAAAATGAAACTTATGAAGTTGATTGTTTAGTTGGAGCTTTCATGCTGCTAAGATCTGCAGCCATCCGTCAAGTAGGGCTTCTAGATGAAGCATTTTTCATGTATGGGGAAGATATTGACTGGTGCTATAGAATTAAAGCAGCTGGCTGGAAAATAGTGTATTACAGTGATGCTGAAATAATTCATTACAAGGGAGCAAGCAGTAAACAAAAAAACAAGATCATATATGAGTTTTACAGGGCAATGTATATCTTTTACAACAAACATTACAAAGATGAATATTCTAGAATTATAACCGCAATCACATATACAGGAATATGGGGAATGTATGGATTAAAACTATCTTTAAACACATTAAAAATTAACTATGGCA from Methanobacterium bryantii includes:
- a CDS encoding acyltransferase family protein, translating into MSAVIRDLKFDNLRGLAIILVVFGHFIGSCLVANRFVGSGLDLAYTSIYLFHMPLFIFISGYFSKIASDTNVKALKNVFIPYLLFNTLWILSVFLIDGNLSRTMYIIPGYGLWYLLSLFFWRTFLPAADRIKYIFWFSILLALFIGVIDFKSDLLSISRTICFFPVFLFGYYFKDLKEKFTFNKYLSTGAFVALITTATLFFVFKSNKLMMLKTSYVDMHMGNAEGIILRLIVISVGILCCILLFNIMTSKKTFLTKMGRNSLAIYILHLYFVSYLPDIFNYLGYNFLFKSYTFCVVYVGLGATIVLFILSQDIVSRDMNALTDIAVKILIKDESQDNSELIQGNIRKFLARILNLNSIYKR
- a CDS encoding glycosyltransferase family 2 protein codes for the protein MDTKLSVVIPTFNGKQFLKTCLNSIKKQSYSFYEVIIIDNASSDESVRYIHENYPEFTLIQNKENLGFAAAVNQGIKRSSSEYIFLLNNDVELEVDSISNLLKCIEKDERIFAVSSKMIRYNDRRKMDDAGDEYTIFGWTKKVGDGRSPEIYSQERETFSACAGAALYRKSILDELGCFDENFFAYMEDVDIGYRARIRGYKCVYCPDAVVYHFGSGTSGSKYNEFKIRLAARNNVYVPYKNMPWPQLVLNGIFLLAGYFIKYIFFFKKGQGSIYLNGLKEGFNSLGKIEKTKYENKNIINYLKIEWLLIKNTVKFIFF
- a CDS encoding glycosyltransferase family 2 protein, which encodes MDLSIIIVNYCTYDLTKQTIESVINKNHPFSYEIYVVDNASADGSLENLKKDFYKESETGLIKFIANEENKGFAHANNLALNQISSKYVLLLNSDTIVVDDCIEKCIDYMENDNKLGAVGCKVVLPDGTLDKACRRSFPDFNVSFYRMTGLSHIFPKSERFGRYNLTYLDENETYEVDCLVGAFMLLRSAAIRQVGLLDEAFFMYGEDIDWCYRIKAAGWKIVYYSDAEIIHYKGASSKQKNKIIYEFYRAMYIFYNKHYKDEYSRIITAITYTGIWGMYGLKLSLNTLKINYGMIMPNKTPKEPVSQLSK